Genomic window (Leishmania infantum JPCM5 genome chromosome 27):
TACTCTACCGCAGCCGGCGCAACGTAGCGTAGCgaaaggtggtggtggggggaggcgagATGGTGATCCTCTGTTCGGCTCCTCATCCCGACCGGTGCGAACCTGCCTTGATGGGGTTTTGCTGGAGTGCGATGAGCAGCGAGGATGGCGTTAACGCGAgcttcgcgcgcgcgtgcagagcTGATGCGCCTTaaggagcggcgccgcgacaACTTAAATCCGCGAAGAAAAGGATAGGAAAGGAGAATACATGTGAGAAGGGGCGTGtgagacgcgcgcacaggccTACACAGACAAGACATGGACAAGCATCTGGGAAAGCACTGCGCGCTTCGGCCGCGGTGAGACTTGGCCACCTCCCCACTCTCCACCAGACCGCGGCGTGCCTGCAAGCGTACGCGTATGATCCGGTGGTGCAaggcgcatgcgtgtgcccgtgtgcGGGTATGCCGACTGGCACCTTCCCACCTCTCTCACCCCTCCTTCCGTTCATCTCGTGcgtcccccctctctcacacgcgccttcgcctctgcatgccacacaccaccacgcgCTGGCTTgccgcacgcacatacacacactccctctctcgctgcctTTCGTCgagtcgctgcgccgcgtacAAATGCGGCCCTTCACCAGCACGGCCGTGACTCccactgcagcggctgccgcacccgCCTCCTCAATGTCCTCCCCTGCGCCCTTGAGgaaggcgcaggagagcGCGACGGGATCCGCCGGGTCATATTTTTTAGGTTCCTCAACCTTTTCCGTCTACGAGGAGATggcgcgccagctgcgcgaggagggaTGGCGGCGCAAGACGGAGACAGCGATCGCCACGGCGGACTTCATCCTGGGCGATCGCTTCCACATTCCTTACACCCTTCTGCGGGTCGAGCGGATGGCGCTGTCATCGTGGTTTGGCGGGACACGGTGGGTGAACTACTTCGAGGGCTCACATCGGCTGACGCTCAAGGCGGCGATGGTACAGCTGATGAAGGAGGTCGACACGCACTGGGCCAAGTGGTTGCCAGAGTCGTATGCGATTGGCGGGGACCAGCTAAAGAAGGCGGAtgagcggcgcgcgctgctggatgcgctcgcggcggcaggcgacGATGATGCCGTGTGGATCGTGAAGCCCAGCAGCGGGGCGAAGGGCCGGCACATTCTGCTGCTCCGCGCCTCCGCTGTACCGGAGTggctggagcggctgcctGAGTGTAGCAGATCCATGTACGTGGTACAGCGCTACGTCGATCGCCCGCTGTTGCTCAGTAACGGCCGCAAGTTCGACATTCGCGTGTGGGCACTGCTGGTGAGTCCCTACAGCATCTACGCCTACACACAAgtcagctgccgcaccgcgaGTGAGCCGTACGACTTGTCAGATATCACcaacacccacgcacacctcACGAACCACTGCCTGCAGAAGGATGCAGCGCATTTTGGCGAGTACGAAGAGGAAAACGAGATGTGGCTGCCGCAACTGCAGTCCTACCTCACCTCCATCGGCAAGCCGGCAGATCTTCTAGAGACCCGCGTGCTTCCCGCCATCAAGGAGCTCCTCGTGCGCACGCTCCTCGCAATGATGCCGGAGATAGCCGTTCCCGCGACGGAGGCGTACAAGTGCTTCCAGCTTTTCGGCTACGACATGATCctcacggaggaggcggaggtgcggCTGCTAGAGATCAACGGCTCTCCTGGCATTGCGGAGCGCTTCCTTACCCCACTGGTGCGGAGCATGCGGGAGCTTCTCGGGGCAGGGCCAAAGGACGGCACAGGGTCGAAAACAGCCGCCTGCAACTCCGACGACACGTCTCATGAGGGGTTTAGCGAGAAcggtagcagcagcagcagtggctgcGCCAGCCCGGCAAGTACATCCAACAGCTGCCCAGGGAGACGACGCACTTCGCGTGCTTtctcagcagcgacgccggccACAGGGGTTACGCGGAATTGGCGgctggaggacgagggcTTCGTGCTGCTATGGCGtcgcggcgatgcggtgcCACCTGGTTTGGTGGGTGTGTGCTAGCAGACGCGCTACAATGTTGGCGAACTCTacgagaggggaggagcgTGTTACTCGGTGCTGTGCTGACGCTCTCCTCGATGCCTCTTTATTTTTTCATTCATGTGAGGCGTGGCATGAGAAGGGCTGCCTGTCTGTGCGGACGTGTGTGGGCGCAAACACCTGGCGGCCATGATTGTACCACTTTTCTTTTGAATCGCTGCTGAGCGACATACCGCAACGCGACTCCCGCGTATCGTcagccccttcccccctctccctttccccttACTTCCGTCTCTGCCGTGGCCGCCAGCCTGCCTAAGGCGGCTAATGGTTGAGGTGAAGGACGGCACGCGCATGTCACCACCTTTCACGGTTCAGCACCTTCTTCCACCCTCTGCGGTCTGATCGAGTCGCCTTTCACCGACTCCACTTCTCCACTTCTCCTCCCCACCGCCTcacgccctccctcccacactCCCTACCGAGTCGCAGTCGTGCACAGGCGCGTCTCAAGGATTCTTGCAGCAACTTAACGCTTCGATGAGCGCTTTCTCGCGCTGCGAGGCATCCCACCACGGCATCCCACCACGCCATCCCACCACGTCATCCCACCACGCCATCCCACCACGGCATCCCACCACGCCATCCCACCACGCCATCCCACCACGGCATCCCACCACGCCATCCCACCACGCCATCCCACCACGGCATCCCACCACGCCATCCCACCACGCCATCCCACCACGCCATCCCACCACGCCATCCCACCACGGCATCCCACCACGCCATCCCACCACGCCATCCCACCACGGCATCCCACCACGCCATCCCACCACGCCATCCCACCACGCCATCCCACCACGCCATCCCACCACGCCATCCCACCACGGCATCCCACCACGCCATCCCACCACGGCATCCCACCACGCCATCCCACCACGCCATCCCACCACGCCATCCCACCAC
Coding sequences:
- a CDS encoding tubulin-tyrosine ligase-like protein produces the protein MRPFTSTAVTPTAAAAAPASSMSSPAPLRKAQESATGSAGSYFLGSSTFSVYEEMARQLREEGWRRKTETAIATADFILGDRFHIPYTLLRVERMALSSWFGGTRWVNYFEGSHRLTLKAAMVQLMKEVDTHWAKWLPESYAIGGDQLKKADERRALLDALAAAGDDDAVWIVKPSSGAKGRHILLLRASAVPEWLERLPECSRSMYVVQRYVDRPLLLSNGRKFDIRVWALLVSPYSIYAYTQVSCRTASEPYDLSDITNTHAHLTNHCLQKDAAHFGEYEEENEMWLPQLQSYLTSIGKPADLLETRVLPAIKELLVRTLLAMMPEIAVPATEAYKCFQLFGYDMILTEEAEVRLLEINGSPGIAERFLTPLVRSMRELLGAGPKDGTGSKTAACNSDDTSHEGFSENGSSSSSGCASPASTSNSCPGRRRTSRAFSAATPATGVTRNWRLEDEGFVLLWRRGDAVPPGLVGVC